In Rana temporaria chromosome 3, aRanTem1.1, whole genome shotgun sequence, a single window of DNA contains:
- the LOC120932877 gene encoding WAS/WASL-interacting protein family member 1-like, translated as MDTYKENNIYYFILFFTVKILKLRWKSIRDAYARQLKAQREQRRSGSGACSVREYVHAKELEFLRPVLDLGSTESCWDEAATAVVDRESVAERGDRESVAERGDRESVASGDQAMATLEPEPQHSEASNSNATRPLAEQPPVNIAHIGPPRALRRRAPAPDPALDRMLDIMTNMSDRMSNRSYGQNVAKCLGELIDKVPPNLQAVVLSCTARYISTFIPPTEADDLSEPPPPYGPYANKRTEHVPTPPTTHFSPPPVTLWTGPQLSDQPPRPTPPPTSAHHPFTTTLSHLPPVPTPSTHTSLNPFPYTQPSSYHPHSPFPHLSTPPVTYSTLPPTTLSSYHPPPSTYPALTTTPTSHYPHRPRQSTFRNAPTRTPPPPQATPPSNWSGEDSTTSTWPPFAHALSVAMSPHGEEDSSPNLQQL; from the exons ATGGatacctacaaagaaaataatatatattattttattttattttttacagtgaaaatTCTAAAACTCAGATGGAAGAGTATAAGGGACGCCTACGCTCGCCAGCTGAAGGCACAGCGGGAGCAGCGGCGAAGTGGGAGTGGAGCATGTTCGGTGAGAGAATACGTTCACGCAAAGGAATTGGAGTTTCTGAGACCGGTGCTGGATTTGGGGAG TACTGAAAGCTGCTGGGACGAGGCTGCCACAGCTGTAGTAgacagagagagcgtggcagagagaggggacagagagagcgtggcagagagaggggacagagagagcgtggcaTCGGGGGATCAAGCGATGGCTACTCTGGAGCCGGAACCGCAGCACTCCGAGGCATCAAATTCTAATGCAACAAgaccacttgcagagcagcccccAGTTAACATTGCGCATATTGGACCTCCGCGTGCTCTGCGTAGGAGGGCTCCTGCTCCGGATCCAGCCCTGGATCGTATGTTGGACATTATGACCAACATGTCTGACCGGATGAGCAATAGATCGTATGGCCAAAATGTAGCAAAATGTCTGGGGGAACTAATCGACAAAGTTCCCCCAAATCTGCAAGCGGTGGTGCTGTCCTGTACGGCTAGATACATCTCGACATTTATACCCCCGACAGAAGCTGACGATTTATCCGAACCACCACCACCCTATGGCCCATATGCCAATAAACGGACCGAGCATGTCCCAACACCACCCACGACCCATTTCTCCCCACCACCCGTTACCCTTTGGACAGGACCACAGCTTTCCGACCAACCTCCTCGACCAACACCACCACCGACTTCTGCGCACCATCCTTTCACCACCACTCTATCTCATTTACCTCCTGTGCCAACACCTTCCACTCACACTTCTCTGAATCCTTTTCCTTATACACAACCTTCTTCTTACCACCCTCATTCTCCTTTTCCTCATCTCTCAACACCACCTGTCACATACAGTACTCTGCCTCCTACAacactttcttcttaccacccacCACCTTCTACTTACCCTGCGTTAACGACTACACCTACATCACATTACCCACATCGACCGAGACAATCGACTTTCAGGAATGCCCCAACacgaacaccaccaccaccacaagcaaCACCACCTTCCAATTGGTCAGGGGAAGACAGCACCACCTCCACTTGGCCCCCTTTTGCCCACGCACTGTCGGTCGCCATGTCACCGCACGGGGAAGAGGACTCCTCCCCAAATTTACAGCAATTGTAA